A genomic stretch from Candidatus Alcyoniella australis includes:
- a CDS encoding glycosyltransferase: MKLRIAINAKRIDGPYGGGNQFLKALEKYLVAQGHELFRKLIPGLDVVLIAIANDNARINAFRSQEIERYLLVFPNTIVVHRVNTCDEQRGSDLGNNSTIMKINRLTDHTVFVSEFLKQVFVGHGWSQDKPNSVIHNAADQSIFNTTEKATWEPGQKMKVVTHHWSSNYLKGFDIYERLDQLLGTEPYSNLFEFTVIGNVPLGLEFKNSKRLAPMHGPELAEELKSRHLYLSAARHEAGGNHYIEAMACGLPVLYLKSGSLPEYCVDYGIGFDLVDFEKRLIEARDTYKMLSDRVLEYKYSAEDAAQRYEKIFIRMVNDGDSTISSTSRFARYRWWIGYNIPKMIRYVMRAIK; this comes from the coding sequence GTGAAGCTTCGCATCGCAATAAACGCCAAGCGGATCGATGGGCCATACGGCGGTGGAAATCAATTCCTGAAGGCCCTGGAAAAATATCTGGTCGCACAGGGGCATGAACTTTTCCGCAAGCTTATACCCGGACTGGATGTAGTCTTAATAGCAATCGCCAACGACAATGCTAGAATAAATGCTTTTAGATCTCAGGAAATAGAACGTTATCTGTTGGTATTTCCCAATACAATTGTGGTGCATAGGGTGAATACCTGCGACGAACAGCGCGGATCTGACTTGGGAAACAACAGCACGATTATGAAAATCAACCGCTTGACCGATCATACGGTGTTCGTTAGCGAATTCTTAAAGCAGGTATTTGTCGGGCACGGCTGGTCGCAGGACAAGCCAAATAGCGTGATTCATAACGCGGCCGACCAATCGATCTTTAATACCACCGAAAAAGCCACCTGGGAACCTGGACAGAAAATGAAGGTCGTCACACATCACTGGTCATCGAATTATTTAAAAGGCTTCGATATTTACGAACGTTTAGACCAGTTGCTCGGTACTGAACCGTACAGCAATCTATTTGAATTTACCGTGATCGGCAACGTGCCGTTAGGCCTCGAATTTAAAAACTCCAAGAGACTGGCCCCGATGCACGGGCCTGAGTTGGCCGAGGAGCTGAAAAGTCGGCATCTCTATTTATCGGCGGCGCGACATGAAGCAGGTGGCAACCATTACATTGAAGCCATGGCCTGTGGCTTGCCCGTATTGTATTTGAAAAGCGGATCGCTGCCTGAATATTGCGTAGATTATGGGATCGGGTTCGATTTAGTTGATTTTGAAAAGCGGTTGATCGAAGCGAGAGATACATACAAGATGTTAAGCGATCGTGTGCTTGAGTATAAGTATAGTGCAGAAGATGCGGCACAAAGATACGAAAAGATCTTTATCCGTATGGTGAATGATGGCGATTCAACCATTTCTTCTACTTCAAGATTTGCTAGATATCGATGGTGGATAGGATACAATATACCCAAAATGATACGGTATGTAATGCGAGCGATTAAATGA